The proteins below are encoded in one region of Phoenix dactylifera cultivar Barhee BC4 unplaced genomic scaffold, palm_55x_up_171113_PBpolish2nd_filt_p 000493F, whole genome shotgun sequence:
- the LOC120106231 gene encoding protein IQ-DOMAIN 1-like isoform X1: MKDLCPVHSGLLSSFWVSPLVNSVNAGLFIMGKKGGSSWLTAVKRAFRSPSKDSERRPSRPHEDPDPDEDKKREKRRWIFRKASTHEQQQTQQEAEVRSLTASSVVSTTAEQRHAMEVAAATAATSEAAVATAQAAAEVVRLTRPSVNFVREHYAAIVIQAGFRGYLARRALKALRGLVKLQALVRGQNVRRQANTTLRCMQALVRVQERVRDQRARLAREGASWRSNKSTTFSCDTSFWDSRYLHDIADRRSMQSRDGSGRADDWVDHPRTIEEIQSMLEGRKEAALRRERALSYAFSQQPWRSDRKTSSGLSFGEEQEEDSAVSEGEQRPRRWLDRWMASRTSCDNRNASRGRATMERDPIKTLEIDTARSYSTPTTARRHQQPASPHHLHSPATPSPSNASRALQVRSASPRCGSEERSSASVHTPTSSGYYRYSGEGGQRRHHHHPAVPNYMAATESAKARLRSQSATRQRPMTPEREQRSGLARKRLSFPLPEPYGGGGDRGGYPQSLRSPSFKSANGRIGEQSSCCTESIAGEVSPTSTTYLRRWLR; the protein is encoded by the exons ATGAAAGATTTGTGTCCCGTCCATTCGGGTTTGCTCTCTTCCTTTTGGGTGTCACCATTGGTTAACAGCGTAAATGCCGGCTTGTTCATCATGGGAAAGAAAGGGGGAAGCTCGTGGCTGACGGCGGTCAAAAGAGCCTTCAGATCCCCCTCCAAGGACTCCGAAAGGAGGCCCTCCAGGCCTCACGAAGACCCAGACCCAGATGAAGACAAG aagagggagaagaggagatgGATATTTCGAAAAGCTTCGACCCACGAGCAGCAGCAAACCCAGCAGGAAGCCGAGGTGAGGTCGTTGACGGCATCATCGGTGGTATCCACCACAGCAGAGCAAAGGCACGCGATGGAGGTGGCGGCGGCCACGGCGGCCACGTCTGAGGCGGCCGTGGCGACGGCACAGGCCGCAGCGGAGGTGGTCCGGCTAACTAGGCCGTCTGTCAACTTTGTCAGAGAGCACTACGCCGCCATCGTCATCCAAGCGGGCTTCCGAGGATATCTC GCGAGGAGGGCGTTGAAGGCGTTGAGGGGGTTGGTGAAACTGCAAGCGCTGGTGAGAGGGCAAAACGTGAGGAGGCAGGCGAACACGACGCTGCGGTGCATGCAGGCGCTGGTGCGGGTGCAGGAGCGGGTGAGGGACCAGCGGGCCAGGCTCGCCCGTGAGGGAGCCAGCTGGAGGAGCAACAAGTCCACCACCTTCAGCTGCGACACCTCTTTTTGGGACTCCCGCTACCTCCACGACATCGCCGACCGCCGATCCATG CAGTCCAGGGATGGGAGTGGCCGCGCCGATGACTGGGTCGATCATCCCCGTACGATTGAAGAGATCCAGTCCATGTTGGAGGGCAGGAAGGAGGCCGCTTTGAGAAGAGAAAGAGCTCTCTCGTACGCTTTTTCTCAGCAG CCATGGAGGTCCGATAGGAAGACCTCCTCAGGGCTATCCTTTGGAGAAGAACAGGAAGAGGATTCGGCAGTATCGGAAGGAGAGCAGCGGCCACGAAGGTGGCTTGACCGATGGATGGCTTCGAGGACTTCATGTGATAATAGAAATGCCAGTAGAGGACGAGCCACCATGGAGAGAGACCCCATCAAGACTCTAGAGATCGATACAGCACGCTCCTATTCCACGCCTACTACTGCTCGGAGGCATCAACAACCGGCGTCTCCTCACCACCTCCACTCCCCTGCCACGCCCTCCCCCTCGAATGCTAGTAGGGCTCTTCAGGTCCGGTCGGCGAGCCCTCGGTGTGGGAGCGAAGAGAGGAGCTCGGCCTCTGTTCACACCCCGACCAGCTCTGGTTACTATCGCTACAGCGGAGAAGGGGGGCAAcgccgccaccaccaccacccggCGGTTCCGAATTACATGGCTGCGACCGAGTCGGCCAAGGCCAGGTTGCGGTCACAGAGCGCGACGAGGCAGAGGCCTATGACGCCGGAGAGGGAGCAGCGGAGTGGTTTGGCCAGGAAGCGCCTCTCGTTTCCGTTGCCGGAGCCTTACGGTGGTGGTGGCGATC
- the LOC120106231 gene encoding protein IQ-DOMAIN 1-like isoform X2 — protein sequence MKDLCPVHSGLLSSFWVSPLVNSVNAGLFIMGKKGGSSWLTAVKRAFRSPSKDSERRPSRPHEDPDPDEDKKREKRRWIFRKASTHEQQQTQQEAEVRSLTASSVVSTTAEQRHAMEVAAATAATSEAAVATAQAAAEVVRLTRPSVNFVREHYAAIVIQAGFRGYLARRALKALRGLVKLQALVRGQNVRRQANTTLRCMQALVRVQERVRDQRARLAREGASWRSNKSTTFSCDTSFWDSRYLHDIADRRSMSRDGSGRADDWVDHPRTIEEIQSMLEGRKEAALRRERALSYAFSQQPWRSDRKTSSGLSFGEEQEEDSAVSEGEQRPRRWLDRWMASRTSCDNRNASRGRATMERDPIKTLEIDTARSYSTPTTARRHQQPASPHHLHSPATPSPSNASRALQVRSASPRCGSEERSSASVHTPTSSGYYRYSGEGGQRRHHHHPAVPNYMAATESAKARLRSQSATRQRPMTPEREQRSGLARKRLSFPLPEPYGGGGDRGGYPQSLRSPSFKSANGRIGEQSSCCTESIAGEVSPTSTTYLRRWLR from the exons ATGAAAGATTTGTGTCCCGTCCATTCGGGTTTGCTCTCTTCCTTTTGGGTGTCACCATTGGTTAACAGCGTAAATGCCGGCTTGTTCATCATGGGAAAGAAAGGGGGAAGCTCGTGGCTGACGGCGGTCAAAAGAGCCTTCAGATCCCCCTCCAAGGACTCCGAAAGGAGGCCCTCCAGGCCTCACGAAGACCCAGACCCAGATGAAGACAAG aagagggagaagaggagatgGATATTTCGAAAAGCTTCGACCCACGAGCAGCAGCAAACCCAGCAGGAAGCCGAGGTGAGGTCGTTGACGGCATCATCGGTGGTATCCACCACAGCAGAGCAAAGGCACGCGATGGAGGTGGCGGCGGCCACGGCGGCCACGTCTGAGGCGGCCGTGGCGACGGCACAGGCCGCAGCGGAGGTGGTCCGGCTAACTAGGCCGTCTGTCAACTTTGTCAGAGAGCACTACGCCGCCATCGTCATCCAAGCGGGCTTCCGAGGATATCTC GCGAGGAGGGCGTTGAAGGCGTTGAGGGGGTTGGTGAAACTGCAAGCGCTGGTGAGAGGGCAAAACGTGAGGAGGCAGGCGAACACGACGCTGCGGTGCATGCAGGCGCTGGTGCGGGTGCAGGAGCGGGTGAGGGACCAGCGGGCCAGGCTCGCCCGTGAGGGAGCCAGCTGGAGGAGCAACAAGTCCACCACCTTCAGCTGCGACACCTCTTTTTGGGACTCCCGCTACCTCCACGACATCGCCGACCGCCGATCCATG TCCAGGGATGGGAGTGGCCGCGCCGATGACTGGGTCGATCATCCCCGTACGATTGAAGAGATCCAGTCCATGTTGGAGGGCAGGAAGGAGGCCGCTTTGAGAAGAGAAAGAGCTCTCTCGTACGCTTTTTCTCAGCAG CCATGGAGGTCCGATAGGAAGACCTCCTCAGGGCTATCCTTTGGAGAAGAACAGGAAGAGGATTCGGCAGTATCGGAAGGAGAGCAGCGGCCACGAAGGTGGCTTGACCGATGGATGGCTTCGAGGACTTCATGTGATAATAGAAATGCCAGTAGAGGACGAGCCACCATGGAGAGAGACCCCATCAAGACTCTAGAGATCGATACAGCACGCTCCTATTCCACGCCTACTACTGCTCGGAGGCATCAACAACCGGCGTCTCCTCACCACCTCCACTCCCCTGCCACGCCCTCCCCCTCGAATGCTAGTAGGGCTCTTCAGGTCCGGTCGGCGAGCCCTCGGTGTGGGAGCGAAGAGAGGAGCTCGGCCTCTGTTCACACCCCGACCAGCTCTGGTTACTATCGCTACAGCGGAGAAGGGGGGCAAcgccgccaccaccaccacccggCGGTTCCGAATTACATGGCTGCGACCGAGTCGGCCAAGGCCAGGTTGCGGTCACAGAGCGCGACGAGGCAGAGGCCTATGACGCCGGAGAGGGAGCAGCGGAGTGGTTTGGCCAGGAAGCGCCTCTCGTTTCCGTTGCCGGAGCCTTACGGTGGTGGTGGCGATC